The following are encoded in a window of Armatimonadota bacterium genomic DNA:
- a CDS encoding acetyl-CoA carboxylase carboxyltransferase subunit alpha: MSEGPGIPPTCFHCHAVVPEAELRARLFVCPRCGTHLTVPARERIDLLADPGSFRELARGLVSVDPLSFTDQRAYRDRLLEARQRTGLREAVVIGEARLDGQPVMLVVFDFDFMGGTMGSVVGEKVADAFDLAVRRRLPVVSVTASGGARMQEGMLSLMQMAKTAAARARHDRAGLPYISVLGHPTFGGVAASFAALGDILIAEPGALVGFVGPRVIEQTLGERLPEDSHRAETLLAAGLVDLLVERPQLRETLAYLLAHLGRAPGRLAPVPRPPRLGRRPSRRVTTAWEQVQLARHPQRPTALDYIERLFTHFVELHGDREAGDDPAIVGGLGELAGQAVVVVGQERGRTPEERARRRGGMAYPQGYRKALRLMHLAAKFALPLVTFVDTPGAYPGYEAERQGIWQALARNLQALAILPTPLVAVVIGEGGSGGALALGVADRVLMLENAIYSVIAPEGAAAILYRDAARAPEVAAALKLTAADMRRLGVIDQVIPEPPGGAHTDPQAAAATVRFYLVGALASLRKVPPRRLVRLRQRRYRHIGRVGAYWREVVRTEMQELLGALEARLLRRGEEPSAPPGEEAVRAQRGPSPTPGKTER, translated from the coding sequence TTGTCTGAGGGCCCGGGGATCCCTCCCACCTGCTTCCACTGCCACGCCGTCGTCCCCGAGGCTGAGCTGCGCGCGCGCCTGTTCGTCTGCCCCCGCTGCGGAACGCACCTGACCGTTCCGGCGCGGGAACGGATCGACCTGCTGGCCGATCCGGGGTCGTTCCGCGAGCTGGCCCGGGGGCTGGTCTCAGTCGACCCCCTTTCCTTCACCGACCAGCGGGCCTACCGGGACCGGCTGCTGGAGGCGCGCCAGCGCACCGGGCTGCGTGAGGCGGTGGTGATCGGGGAGGCGCGCCTGGACGGGCAACCGGTTATGCTGGTGGTCTTCGACTTCGACTTCATGGGCGGCACCATGGGCTCGGTGGTGGGTGAGAAAGTGGCGGACGCCTTCGACCTGGCCGTGAGGCGGCGCCTGCCGGTGGTCAGCGTCACCGCCAGCGGCGGGGCGCGGATGCAGGAAGGGATGCTCTCCTTGATGCAGATGGCCAAGACGGCTGCGGCCCGGGCGCGGCACGACCGGGCCGGGCTCCCCTACATCTCGGTCCTGGGGCACCCCACCTTCGGAGGAGTGGCCGCGTCCTTCGCGGCGCTGGGCGACATCCTGATCGCTGAACCGGGCGCGCTGGTTGGCTTCGTCGGCCCGCGCGTGATCGAGCAGACCCTCGGGGAGCGCCTCCCCGAGGACTCCCACCGCGCCGAGACCCTGCTGGCCGCCGGCCTGGTGGACCTCCTGGTGGAGCGGCCGCAGCTACGCGAGACTCTGGCCTACCTCCTGGCCCATCTGGGCCGAGCACCGGGGCGGTTGGCCCCTGTGCCGCGGCCGCCGCGGCTGGGGCGGCGGCCATCCCGGCGGGTGACCACAGCCTGGGAGCAGGTGCAGCTGGCGCGCCACCCGCAGCGGCCAACGGCCCTGGACTACATCGAGCGGCTCTTCACCCACTTCGTGGAGCTGCATGGAGACCGCGAGGCCGGCGACGACCCGGCCATCGTGGGCGGCCTGGGAGAGCTGGCCGGGCAGGCGGTGGTCGTTGTCGGGCAGGAGCGGGGGCGAACGCCTGAGGAGCGCGCCCGCCGCCGGGGCGGGATGGCTTACCCGCAGGGCTACCGCAAGGCGCTGCGCCTGATGCACCTGGCAGCGAAGTTCGCACTGCCGCTGGTCACCTTCGTGGACACGCCCGGGGCCTATCCCGGGTACGAGGCGGAGCGTCAGGGCATCTGGCAGGCGCTGGCGCGCAACCTGCAGGCCCTGGCGATCCTGCCCACACCGCTCGTCGCCGTGGTGATCGGCGAGGGAGGCAGCGGTGGGGCGCTGGCGCTGGGGGTGGCCGACCGGGTGCTCATGCTGGAGAACGCCATCTACTCCGTGATTGCGCCCGAGGGCGCCGCCGCCATCCTCTACCGTGATGCGGCGCGCGCGCCAGAGGTGGCCGCGGCCCTCAAGCTCACCGCCGCGGACATGCGGCGCCTGGGCGTGATCGACCAGGTGATCCCCGAGCCACCGGGCGGTGCGCACACCGACCCGCAGGCCGCCGCGGCCACCGTCCGCTTCTACCTGGTGGGCGCACTGGCGTCCCTGCGCAAGGTGCCGCCGCGCCGCCTGGTGCGGCTGCGGCAGCGCCGCTACCGGCACATCGGCCGTGTGGGCGCCTACTGGCGGGAGGTGGTGCGTACGGAGATGCAGGAGTTGCTGGGCGCTCTGGAGGCCCGGCTGCTGCGCCGGGGCGAGGAGCCTTCCGCACCGCCGGGGGAGGAAGCGGTGCGCGCGCAGAGAGGTCCCTCCCCCACGCCCGGCAAGACGGAGCGGTAG
- a CDS encoding DUF2877 domain-containing protein — protein sequence MLAEPLGRGPFALTVAGTPPFASLHPGVPVTVLKRELRLGPLRVDLHSAIPWNPVLPPLQGSADAGMRVVETQLRREAPAEGLARLLDDPAAVPDSPLLQHGRRALAHLRRGLAAGDAAAVTAAAASLAGLGPGLTPSGDDVLAGLLLGMRLWPAAAGPLGLEAVAALIVGAAAPRTGRISRAYLGAARQGHAAGAWHDLVRALPVDPAAAAAAAARIRQTGETSGADMLAGFLLAWRW from the coding sequence GTGCTCGCCGAGCCGCTGGGCCGCGGCCCCTTCGCCCTCACCGTGGCGGGAACCCCGCCCTTCGCTTCCCTCCACCCGGGCGTTCCGGTCACGGTGCTGAAGCGGGAGCTCCGCCTGGGGCCGCTGCGGGTGGACCTGCACAGTGCCATCCCCTGGAATCCTGTCCTCCCCCCGCTGCAGGGCTCCGCCGATGCAGGGATGCGCGTGGTGGAGACGCAGCTACGGAGGGAGGCGCCGGCGGAGGGGCTGGCGCGCCTGCTCGACGATCCTGCCGCAGTGCCGGACTCCCCGCTGCTGCAACACGGCCGCCGGGCCCTGGCCCATCTGCGGAGGGGGCTCGCCGCCGGCGACGCCGCCGCGGTGACCGCAGCCGCCGCCAGCCTGGCCGGGCTGGGCCCAGGCCTGACGCCTTCGGGCGACGACGTCCTGGCGGGCCTTCTGCTGGGGATGCGCCTATGGCCGGCAGCGGCCGGGCCGCTGGGCCTGGAGGCCGTTGCCGCATTGATCGTGGGCGCGGCAGCACCGCGGACGGGACGGATCAGTCGAGCGTACCTCGGGGCGGCGCGGCAGGGACACGCCGCAGGAGCGTGGCACGACCTGGTCCGGGCGCTTCCCGTCGACCCCGCGGCGGCAGCCGCTGCGGCGGCGCGCATCCGGCAGACGGGGGAGACGTCGGGTGCCGATATGCTCGCCGGCTTCCTCCTGGCGTGGAGGTGGTAG
- a CDS encoding (2Fe-2S)-binding protein has protein sequence MTLRLTVNGQAVEQEVEVRRTLADFLREDLGLTGTHLGCEHGVCGACTVLLDGEPVRSCLLFAVQASGAAVETVEGLAPGEALHPLQTAFREHHGLQCGFCTPGILMSTLALLRAQPLPSDQQILEMLGGHLCRCTGYQGIIDAVRAVARSWQR, from the coding sequence ATGACCCTGCGGCTCACTGTGAACGGACAGGCCGTGGAGCAGGAAGTGGAGGTACGCAGGACTCTCGCCGACTTCCTGCGGGAGGACCTGGGCCTGACGGGCACGCACCTGGGCTGCGAGCACGGAGTGTGCGGGGCCTGTACTGTGCTGCTGGACGGCGAGCCCGTGCGCTCCTGCCTGCTCTTCGCCGTGCAGGCCTCCGGCGCCGCGGTGGAGACCGTAGAGGGGCTGGCACCGGGAGAGGCGCTGCACCCCCTGCAGACAGCCTTCCGGGAGCACCACGGCTTGCAGTGCGGCTTCTGCACGCCGGGAATTCTGATGAGCACCCTGGCCCTGCTGCGCGCGCAGCCGCTGCCCAGCGACCAGCAGATCCTGGAGATGCTGGGGGGACACCTCTGCCGCTGCACGGGCTACCAGGGAATCATCGACGCCGTGCGCGCGGTGGCCCGAAGCTGGCAGCGGTAA